TATTTTTTTGTGTTAATGAcatgttttattttgttgagttatATATTAGTTTAAAAGCGTAGGAAATTCAACATGTTCCAGCCTATAACCTTCAGAAACCAGTTTCCGTCTACAACCATAGGGAACTAGGGTGGGAACGAGAAGCTCAACCCTGATCTCGGTCCTCGCGTCGCTCTGCCTCCATGACAAACATGGCCCATGCCCCCTTCCCATCAGACCCACCCTTCTATTTCTGCCTATAAATACCAAGCCACGCTGATCACTTGGACAGCAAACGAGCAAAAAAGAGTCATTTCTGCTTGCAATACTTAGTAGAGGAGATATGGCCCAGAGGACAATTTCATTGTGCCTAATCCTTGGCTTACTAGCCGCGGCAGCACCTGCCAATGCAACCAGCTTTGATTTCTATTACCTCGTCCTAATGGTACGATACAGCATGCAGATGCTTATTTCCTGCATATGGGTTATTAGTTATATTGCTATTTATAGTACTTAGTATATTGTCTTGCTTAATATATAGGACTATACATAATACATGGCACAAGAGCTATATATATGCATGAGATATCTTGTTTACCTTTCATGAAGGATTCTTTCTGTAACTATATTATTTTTGTATTAACTATTTGTTTGCTACTACTGATGGATTTTTTTAGCTACTTTTATATAACACTAGGTAATTGCCGCCATGCGTTGCAGTGGGAACATAAATATTCTAGTAGTTCAACATCAATCAACCAACATCGCCTCCATAGATGCATCACTCCACTGAACCACTGAATACCactgttctactccctccgtctcataatgtaagacgttttttgtcactataagacggagggagtagtaaagaaATGAGAAAATAGTATACCAATTTCTAAACTGAATGCAATAAGCATCAGTTTCACAAAGACACACCCAACCTTGAGCATTGTACTAAAGAACTAATTCATGTAGACGGTACCAAGGATTGGCACTTTAAGAGGCCCATCTTAAGATTAATAAGACCTGGTACAATAGAAAATGGTATACTATTGGTCATAGATCTTTCTCCATCCATTggttgttttcttcttccttctccttccatTTGTTCCCCCTCTTCTTCCTTTATCCATGCACACACTGGCAGCTATTCCTTGGTTAAGGCAATGGAGAGGATGTCCTTCACCTACTGAAACCAAAAGAAGCTTGTATACAGTTATTTACAGGATCGAAAAGATAGAATAGAACATCGACGGAATAAAAAGTCTTTGTAGTATTAAGCAAGATAAATCAGTAGTGGAATAGTGTATACCAACTGCACCTATGGATGTAGAGATTACTTACTTGTATTGTTGAATTCAATTTGGACTCATCAGAATACATCATCCGCATTGGCATGCTTGTTCTTAAACACACTATCATTGCGCTTCAACAAAACATGCATTCTGTGTCATTTAGATGGACATACATGATCAGCCTAACACCATAGCAACCACACAAAATGCTGGAAGCATGCCCTTGCATATCTCAAAAAATACATAAGCAACTTCCAGTCTTCCACCACAGAAGTAATTTCTTTCCTATAAGTACAGAAGAACGAAAGAGAATactaaaatactactccctccatcccataatataagaccgtttttgacactagtgtataTCTTACTACTTGGTTTAAATTACTTTGTTCCTCTGCTACAAAATAAACTATGTACACCTTAATTTATGTATCTAAGGATGGCAGGATGAACCATCAGTAAAACTCTAACGTGGCTATAGTTAACTTCAGCTTACAACATTCAGTCAAATGAAATACTCCAGGCATTCCTTTTAATTGAGTAATTGTATATACGAAAAAATTCTTCATAGCACATCACACATACACACAGGGTGCCATGTTCTTCTTCAGGTCCGTCAGACCGTCAGAGGACGGCGAAATAAAATACTGCGGAGATGTAGATCAACCCACCTCCAATCTGCACGACTGACTTTTGACAAGATCCTTCTGAGTCAGAGACCGACGGTGAGAAACGGAGAGCTGGTGGGAGTGTATACGAGGTTCACCAGATAGTTTGGGGATGAGGGCTGAATTATACACATCGAATAATATTACGTTCTGTAGATGTTGCCTTACAGTTGTGTGCTTGTTAAGACTGGGTTTAGACATCCAGAACAAGAATCTCTCTACTTACAAATGCCATTAGGTTTAGGCTACATGTTCCGGCGACATACAGACTTGCTGCAAAGACAATTCATGTATGCATAGAGCGCCTAAAAATCTGATTTGACAGAATTAAGGTTGTGAATCGTTAATGCTAATCAACTCACCCAATCACTTCATACCATGTGCATGCTCACAGAACTTCATACAAATGCCCACAGAACCTACATACCATGTACCAAATCTTTGCCACACCTAAACATCAATACATGGACAGAACAGAGGTGTAAGACAGAGCAGAAAATCGTACGGCTCAGGTGAGACGGTGACGGGCGCCTGAGCTCGCGTTAGGACTTAGGAGAGGCTCGGCATGGACAGGACCTGGATTTGTCACCTCGCTGTCCTTCAGGAGCTCTGCGTCGTCCGTGGCGGCAGGGACTCCGACTTGTCGGTGGCTGGAGGATGCCTGGGGCACCGATGCGGGTGGTGCAGGTGGGTTGGAGTTGGACGGCGGGAGCTGATGGCGGGCTCGAAGCGAGAGCTGGTGCTCAGTTGGATCGCTTGAGGGTTGTGGTCGTGGAAGGGAAGAGGTTCGGCAGGAGATTCCAATccatgcgccggaggaggcggcgaccggagattgggccggtggcggcgggcaGAGAAGGGCggagtttttttgtgtgtgtgtgtgtgtgtgtgtagaacACTATTTTTCATGTTAGACACCGGAGAGATTATATTATTGACTCGTATCTCAATCCGGTATCTCACCCAGGTTATATTAGTATTGACTCGTATCCTAGATGCTCATGGATTGGCTTTGCAGTGGCCTGGAGCATACTGTGTGGACAGCGAGTACGGATGTTGCGTGCCCAAGTACGGATACCCGGCGGAGGATTTCTTCGTCCAGAGCTTCACGACCTTCGACTTGTCGCTGAACAAAGCCATCGTGAGATGCAATAGCGACAAACCATTCGACATTAACAAGGTCAACTAACATGAACACATTATTCAACATCTTCTCGTTTATGCATATGCATGTAGTAGTGCAGTAATCTTATAACCATGCATGAGCAGCTGGAGCCAATTGAGAACAACTTGAACCACTACTGGAGCAACATCCATTGTCCGCGCACCGACGGGACGAGCACCTGGAAGAGCGAGTGGCGTAGCTACGGCGTCTGCTCGGGCCTCAAGGAGGTGGACTACTTCAGGGCCGCCCTCAACCTCCGCAAGAACGCCGACGTCCTCGGCGCTCTCGCCGAGCAGGGCATCAACCCGGACTACAGGCTGTACAGCACGGAGCACATCAAGTGGGCGGTGAACCAGAAGCTTGGAGTGATGCCTGGGGTGCAGTGCAGGGACGGGCCGTTCGGTAAGAAGCAGCTCTACCAGATCTACCTCTGCGTCGACAAGAACGGCGAGGCCTTCATCGACTGTCCCAAGCTGCCTAAACTGCAGTGCCCTGAGGAGGTCCTCTTCCACCCCTTTCACACGTGGATGCTCAACGCCACATCGCCTGCCAAGATCATGTTGCCAACCGAGGCCTGAGAGCCACCCGCCCGGCCGGTGCCTCACCTGAGTACGTACTACTGTGGCCTGGAGCATTATATCGTGCTTGTTGCTCCAGTGAATAAAAATGGATGGTTGAATAAATAAAAGTGTATACATGGTTGGGAGTTGCGACTTGTCATAAGAACATGACCGTCAAATCGCTTCTCTACTAGCTACTATGTATATGCGTATCTATAATATTTGTAATACGTAAAGTATATGAATGAACAATTTTATTATGTCAGATGTTTAAGAAATTCTTTTATCTCGAttcgttttgaaaaaaaaaattatgTCTGCTTCTGCTGTTGGTATTAATTGGTTTCAAATTTAGTTTCCCGTAAGTCCGACTACATACAGTCTAGAAGTTATCTATTTGTTTGTGCTTCGGTGCAAACTTTTGTTCACTCTGTATTTTCTTCTTGTTTATTGTGGGTTCAGCATTTGATCACCTTAAGTAACTGGAATAAGTGATTAAGGAAAaataatctctactcctataaGAACTGAAAGTTACATACAACAACAACTCCTAAATAAATGAAAACCCACGACAACTCATCAAAAAACAATCGCTGCACATTTTGCATGCCGCCGCCCATCTAGTCGCGCTCGTGCTAGATCCGCGGCCGTCGTCCCTTTCGTCAGCTTCGGCCACAGCCACGCTGCCCGCTACCTCCAAAGACACTGCCTCCATCTTGACCTTGCTGAAAGGACCGATACCAACACAGAGGTGGGTGAATGGGTTGGCACTATAAAACTAAACCTAAGTTAGTTTTCTTTCGAGTAATAGGCCAGCCCTAACAAGAGAAAGTGCAAATACTGTATCAACAACAACCACTTCAGATCAAGCTACCAAAGTTTGGATGCTTGGTTCTATAGGCCTACCAAACTTGATCACTCGAAGTTCGGATGCGGGTACCGAAGCCAAAAGTCCAACCTTTGTTGTCTAAGTCACAAAGTAGATATGCAACAGAGATCTAGAAAGCCTATACAACAGATATATAATGTATGATGCATGCTAGAGTAAGTCAGCAATATGCAATCAACAGATCTGATGGAAATGATGAAGAACAAGGTAGATCAAGTAATGAACATAATGGCAACCACACAATCAACCACATATGCAGAAATTAAAGGGGACACAGTGGTTATTTTCACCAAAGTTCCCTCAAAAGATGTACGTCTTCATTGAGTACCCTAATCAAGCTTAGGAGGTAGTAAAACATGCTTTTTCACTCATTTTCTTACTTGTGTGTGCCTCCTCTTTGAGTCAGTCAATGAACCAGCAGGGTAGGGATAGATCACCCTCACAACACTTGCAAGCAAGACACACAAGTCTTGGCTGCTTAATGACGCCTTTTGAAAGCACATTTGCTCCtttggtgattttggtaattcatgtcaacatacatgttgttggactaatgttttcatcaaGCTTATTTCTGGAATAGTTCAACCTAGGCTAGTAGATGGATGGAGATATTGACCCCTCAAGCTACAAAGGCAAGCATTGGCAGaagcttcaagactctacattcttgcttaagtgatcaaagatcacataggaaagccaatattattaaaaggggatgaggttttgatcatgagtcatttgctcaagtgcttgaagatattgctccaaaaaaCCCAGCCACATTCTCACAATCCAATCTGTTCAAAACCCTAAAGTCATTCTCGACCCCACCAAAACAGACATAGCCGGACCCACCGAGACAAACCACACAGAGCCACATCCTAAACCCTAGAAACTCGGTTCCACTAAGATggcattcggtcccaccgaagtgcACTGGCAAACTTTCTATACCCCATCGTGTTCATTTCGGAATCACCGAGTGAAATCGATTGAATTTACCGAAGCGATGCAAGTGCTTAGGTCATCACATATTGGAGCCACCGAGTGGATTCATCCGGTCTAACGTTCGAATCTTTTACACTATTTGGTCTCATCGAGTTTTTCACCTGGTGTCATCAAGTTGTGAATAAAGGTGTGTAACGGCTAGATCTTTGGTGatggctatatataccccacccACACCTCCTACTCTCAGAGAGGGCAACCAGGACGAAACTACACTTCTCATATCCATTttcagagagagaaccacctacacttgtgttgagatcaaggcatccactccaaccatttgatccttgatttctagcctcctcaagttgctttccactccaatccttctcccGCCATCATGacaaatctgtgagagagtgatTAAGTGTTGAGGagattatcttttgaagcataagagcaaggagttcatcatcaaaaacaacatatattaccttttggagagtggtgtctcctatattgattagggtcacttgggagcctccaaatcatgtggagttgaactaagagtttgtaagggcaaggagattgcctacttcatgaagatctaccccgaTGAGGCTAGTCCTTCAAAGGCATAAGCTATGCTGtaatatacaaggttgcttcttcgtggacccttcgtgggtggagccctccgtggacacgCGCAGCCGTTACTGAAAGGTCatggatgtcacctagagggggcTGAATGGGCACTTTAgaataattacagtttaggcttgaacagATACGGAATAAGACGagcgtttaatttgtcaagcacaaaacctaaaacaattaGGCTCACCTACGTGCACcgacaacttatgctaagcaagataaacaactaagtgatagtgagatactccctccatccagaaatacttgtcggagaaatggataaacatggatgtatctagaactaaaatacgtctagatacatctatttgtccaacaagtatttccggacagagcgagtatataacatgaaacactatggctatcacaaattaaagagcataagtaaagggctcgggtaagagataactgaggcacacGGAGATGACgttgtatcccaaagttcacacccttgaggATGCTATCCATTTGGAGTGGTGTGAAGGCACAATGCTCCTCAaaatgccactagggccaccgtaatctcctcatgccctcgcacaatgcaagatgtcgtgattccactaagggacccttgagggcggtcaccgaacccgtacagacggcgacccttgggggcggtcatcgatCCCGTAcaattggcaacccttggggcggtcccCGGAACACGTACAAATTGCTCggagcaatctccacaacttaattggagacctCGACGCTTGCCCCAGAGCTTTACGCCACAATGATTAAGCTCTgcgacaccaccaaccgtctagggcgcccaagcacccaagaggcacaagctctagggtgcccaaacaacCAAGAGTAACAAGCTACTCAACTTtcacttccacatatcaccgtgaagaactcaaaccgatgcaccagcAATTGCAAGgtcacacggagtgcccaagtcatTCTTTCCCAAATCCCACCACAACAACAAAAGGTATGCTGGAATATGAGAGGAAGAATGAAGaaaagaacacaaagaactccaagatcaagatccaaagggttcccctcactgcgaggagagatggattggtggaaatgtggatcgagatctcctctctctttttcctcaaaAACAAGCAAGAATCATGGGAGGAATAGAGAGAAGGCAAAGCTTATGGAGGTCAACAATGGAGGAAAAAGCTTAGACAAAGCAGTTGGGGGCAATGGGGAAACCTTATATAGTGCCCCCACGAATCTAACCGTTATGCACTCTACCCGTGCTCAAGTGGTACTACCACTCGGGGGAGCGGTAGTTCCAAATCATTGCCTATGAGTACATCAAGTACTGGAGCGGTAGTGCCGCCGGAGCGGTATTACCGTCCATCAGAAGCGGTACTGCCGCTACTGATCTCAGGAACAGGGGAACAACGGTGTTTGAGCAGTCCAGGGCGGAAGTTCTGCAGGAAGTGGTACTACCATTTAACATCCGCTCAACAACCACTGAAGcgaaaatggaaacagagaggatAAAATAAGTGGTAGTGGTCACAGTAGTGGACAGCGGAAGTGTCGCATAAGCGATACTATTGTTCTTCTACCGTGCTACTGTCGTGATCATCAAAAAGGAATCTAGTGGGCTAAAAATaagcggtagtagtggcggtaaCTCATAGCGGAAGTGCCGCATAAGTGGTACTATCGTGaagccgcgcggtactaccgcctgggaACTCAGAAACTACCCATGCACAATAGTTGAATGCAGTGAGACCAAAACTGCCATGACTTTTGCAAATGAACTCAGAATtcagcaaactcaagcttgttggataggtGACAACAAGCACTATCCAACGGCGACAAGGGAAGTATTCCTATGATATATAGGTGTGAAACCACCATCAGTGAAGAACCGATAtaaactccaacatcgaaaacatacTATATGATCCATACGGAATCCGTTctcgatgaacttgagcttgtcatgaagatgaccacaagctccaaaactcacacatagaaaaggaaaacaagaaccaagaaggatgataccaaggatgcaatggtttgagctctctacgaatgatacgatcaagctactcactcgagagcccccttgatagtacgacaatcgatcctataacccggtcttccAACTAACACCATGAGACCAATAAAATAGAAAATCCATCAAggacaaacctttgccttgcgcataatccacttgagctagatgatgacgatctttaCCTTCTCAAGCTGGACCACCTTTTTTTATTGTGCTGGCTTGATGAAGACAAGTAGTTGCtctcccatactccactatgggtgagccactcttcggcatatCTTCACTTGTCATATTATCACCagaatggacggcaagcttcaagcatgtgatctcttcatgatgctcctattgaacttgcacaacacaaccttgatgatgatcaccacttgatgttaTCCTCCATGGgttatgagatcttcctcttgatgcaagcccatggaaaaACACATAACCCCACATAGAACCACCACACACATAGATCATGGGTTAGTAaacaaagcataatggacaatgcttaccataccgtgAGATCACATGATACCACTCGGTATATCTTCTAGGCTTTGTGTGTCGATCAACTTGAATCCACTctttgtacttagtcttgatcaaccttgaataatATCTTCTCTCTTCATAAAGATCATGTCTTtaaggtaaacatgaatgttcacacaatcttcttcttcaagatatATTTGCAATAGGCTccactctcacatgaccaatcttttcgataactccttgaatagcaccttggtcaacacataatcttttttcttataaccttgaaaccaacaaattgTCTTCAAGAAATGACTATGGactataactcaaggcaaccattagtccatagggattgtcatcaattatcaaagccaaacatgggggcaccatgcTCTTTCAGTTACCCTCCGTgagttgaagtatccatcaacgtgcatgtacgtagcaccacctatcgaaaccatgccaaaaatcatcgtgtcttcattgcgtttgatctTCCTATCTCTacctccctttactttcttgcacttgCATGTTCATTTTCGCTGCTCAATCTCTAGATATGCATATGTAGGATATATCGGTTGCCACTTAACTTGTGATAAAATCTGCCTAACTTTCAAGAaaactaaaaactgcaactttgccTTGTtaagtgtctattcacccccccctctagacctatcttctcgatctttcaattggtatcagagctttggtctccattgcttcggtttaatcaccattggagaaagatggatgtgtctactttggggagtcttagatgtAGTGTGTCTATTCTCAATGGGGAGTACTACAACTTTTGGAAAGATGGAATGCTTGATATGTTTAATGAATTTAACTTGAACAAGTATATTCATAGCTCAtatgtgcctcctattgatcccttGCACCCAACCCCTGAGGAAGAAATTGCATGCTTCATATTCTTAGAACcttcaatcttatcattagaggattgcttAGAGTTTTGCTTGGTTGTATGCAAAATTTTGAGTGCACCtatatgtaggatcgaaagtatgtctagagggggtgattagactacttgaccaaataaaaatctaacattttcccaattttagttgtggacAAATtttagcaattctaacaagtcaagtatcaccctacacatgcaattctaagagtgtagcagcggtaACTAAAGCATTGCACATGTAAGGTGTAATCAAAGAACAAATGACCATTTGTTTCCAATGCTCCAGATGTGCAGGTTAAACAAGAATGGTCATCCCCTATGTCAAAGTGCCTCCTTAGTAACATATCCCTAGTATTCCCTCTGTCCATCAACATAAGCCATGCAAAGACTTTGTGCCTCATGATGCATTTGGATTTCCAAATCTTTGTGATATAACTTGGATCAGCTATATTCCTGAATAGGAACTTGTAAAATTGTCTAGGTCTGTACTCTGTTTCTCCCTAGCAAAATATCCATTCATTTGTTTCCATAGATTGCAGCATCAAATCATTGATGATATGTGTTAAATCATTCAGTTCATCTCTGCCTTCCTATGACAATGGGAGACTaaaatatgttggaaatatgccctagaggcaataataaagtggttattattatatttccttattcatgataatcgtttattatccatgctataattgtattgatcggaaactcaaatgcatgtgtggatacatagacaacaacatgtccctagtaagcctctatcggactagctcgttgatcaacgatgGATAtgttttcctagccatagacatgagttgtcatttgataacgggatcacataattaggagaatggtgtgatggacaagacccaaactataaacgtagcatatgatcgtgtcaagtttattgctatcgttttctacatgtcaagtatatgtccctatgaccatgagatcatgcaactcactgacgccggaggagtaccttgtgtgtaccaaacgtcgtaacgtaactgggtgactataaaggtgatctacaggtatctctgagggtgtctgttgagttggcatggatcaagactgggatttttcactccgtatgatggagaggtatctcagggcccactcggtaatacatcatcacaatgagcttgcaagcaatgtgaccaatgaggtAGTCACGGGAtattgtattacggaatgagtaaagagacttgccggtaacgagattgaactaggtatgtagataccggcgatcgaatctcgggcaagtaacataccgatggacaaagggaactgcatacaggATTAGCAGAATCCTTGACATTGAGGTTCGatcgataagatcttcgtagaatatgtaggaaccaatatgggcatccaggtcctgctattggttattgaccgtagaggtgtctcggccatgtctgcatagttctcgaacc
This DNA window, taken from Triticum aestivum cultivar Chinese Spring chromosome 1D, IWGSC CS RefSeq v2.1, whole genome shotgun sequence, encodes the following:
- the LOC123181023 gene encoding ribonuclease 1 produces the protein MAQRTISLCLILGLLAAAAPANATSFDFYYLVLMWPGAYCVDSEYGCCVPKYGYPAEDFFVQSFTTFDLSLNKAIVRCNSDKPFDINKLEPIENNLNHYWSNIHCPRTDGTSTWKSEWRSYGVCSGLKEVDYFRAALNLRKNADVLGALAEQGINPDYRLYSTEHIKWAVNQKLGVMPGVQCRDGPFGKKQLYQIYLCVDKNGEAFIDCPKLPKLQCPEEVLFHPFHTWMLNATSPAKIMLPTEA